In one Myotis daubentonii chromosome 1, mMyoDau2.1, whole genome shotgun sequence genomic region, the following are encoded:
- the WARS1 gene encoding tryptophan--tRNA ligase, cytoplasmic, translating into MADEQGCASPLELFNSIAAQGERVRALKAGQASKDELDSAVKKLLSLKMSYKAAMGEDYKAGCPPNNPAPAGDGGPDATEAEEDFVDPWTVQTSSAKGVDYDKLIVRFGSSKIDKELINRIERATGQRPHRFLRRGIFFSHRDMNQVLDAYENKKPFYLYTGRGPSSEAMHVGHLIPFIFTKWLQDVFNVPLVIQMTDDEKYLWKDLSLDQAHGYAVENAKDIIACGFDINKTFIFSDLDYMGMSPGFYRNVVKIQKHVTFNQVKGIFGFTDSDCIGKISFPAIQAAPSFSNSFPQIFGDKTDVQCLIPCAIDQDPYFRMTRDVAPRIGYPKPALLHSTFFPALQGAQTKMSASDPNSSIFLTDTAKQIKTKVNKHAFSGGRDTIEEHRQFGGNCDVDVSFMYLTFFLEDDDKLEQIRKDYTSGTMLTGELKKELVEVLQPLIAEHQARRKEVTEEIVREFMTPRKLSYDFQ; encoded by the exons GATGAACTTGATTCTGCAGTGAAGAAGCTGTTATCACTAAAAATGAGCTACAAAGCAGCCATGGGGGAGGACTACAAGGCTGGCTGCCCTCCAAACAACCCGGCACCTGCGGGGGATGGTGGCCCAGATGCCACGGAAGCTGAAGAGGATTTTGTGGACCCGTGGACGGTGCAGACGAGCAGTGCAAAAGGTGTTGACTATGACAAGCTCATTG TTCGGTTCGGGAGCAGTAAAATTGACAAAGAGCTGATAAACCGGATAGAGCGAGCCACGGGCCAGAGGCCACACCGCTTCCTGCGCAGGGGCATCTTCTTCTCACACAG gGACATGAACCAAGTCCTCGATGCCTATGAGAACAAGAAGCCGTTTTACCTGTATACGGGCAGGGGCCCCTCTTCCGAAGCCATGCACGTCGGCCACCTCATTCCGTTCATCTTCACAAA GTGGCTGCAGGATGTGTTCAACGTGCCCTTGGTCATCCAGATGACGGACGACGAGAAGTACCTGTGGAAGGACCTGAGCCTGGACCAGGCCCATGGCTACGCCGTGGAAAACGCCAAGGACATCATCGCCTGCGGCTTTGACATCAACAAGACCTTCATCTTCTCTGACCTCGACTACATGGG GATGAGCCCAGGCTTCTACAGGAACGTGGTGAAGATTCAGAAGCACGTGACCTTCAACCAAGTGAAAGGCATTTTTGGCTTCACGGACAGTGACTGCATTG GGAAGATCAGCTTTCCTGCCATCCAGGCTGCCCCCTCCTTCAGCAACTCGTTCCCCCAGATCTTTGGGGACAAGACGGACGTCCAGTGCCTCATCCCCTGTGCCATCGACCAG GACCCTTACTTCAGGATGACGAGAGACGTGGCCCCCAGGATCGGCTATCCTAAACCAGCCCTGCTGCACTCGACCTTCTTCCCCGCCCTGCAGGGGGCCCAGACCAAGATGAGTGCCAGCGACCCCAACTCCTCCATCTTCCTCACAGACACTGCCAAGCAGATCAAGACCAAG GTCAACAAGCACGCGTTTTCTGGAGGGAGAGACACCATCGAGGAGCACAGGCAGTTTGGGGGCAACTGCGACGTAGACGTGTCCTTCATGTACCTGACCTTCTTCCTGGAGGATGACGACAAGCTGGAGCAGATCAGGAAG GATTACACCAGCGGAACCATGCTCACCGGGGAGCTCAAGAAGGAGCTGGTGGAGGTCCTACAGCCCCTGATCGCGGAGCACCAGGCCCGGCGCAAGGAGGTCACGGAGGAGATAGTCAGAGAGTTCATGACCCCCCGGAAGCTGTCCTATGACTTTCAGTAA
- the SLC25A47 gene encoding solute carrier family 25 member 47 — MDFVAGAIGGVCGVAVGYPLDTVKVKIQTEPKYTGIWHCVRDTYLRERVRGFYRGLLLPISTVSLVSSLSFGTYHNCLTRICRFRYGSADAKPARTDITLSGFASGLVRVFLTSPTEVAKVRLQTQTQTQMQQRRRSSASWPSAVPPMCPAPPASQVPGPKYRGPLHCLATVAREEGLRGLYKGSSALLLREGHSFATYFLSYSVLSEWLTPAGHSQPDVLGVLLAGGCAGVLAWAVATPMDVIKTRLQADGQGQQRYRGLLHCVVTSVREEGPRVLFKGLTLNCCRAFPVNMVVFVGYEAALRLTRGLLK, encoded by the exons ATGGATTTTGTTGCTGGAGCCATCGGAG GCGTCTGCGGTGTTGCTGTGGGCTACCCCCTGGACACGGTGAAG GTCAAGATCCAGACAGAGCCCAAGTACACAGGCATCTGGCACTGCGTCCGGGACACGTATCTGCGAGAGCGG GTGAGGGGCTTCTACAGGGGCCTCTTGTTGCCCATAAGCACAGTGTCCCTGGTCTCGTCACTGTCTTTCGGCACCTACCACAACTGCCTCACACGCATCTGCCGGTTCCGGTATGGCAGCGCCGACGCCAAGCCCGCCAGGACCGACATCACGCTCTCGGGTTTCGCCTCTGGCCTCGTCCGT GTGTTCCTGACCTCGCCTACCGAGGTGGCCAAGGTCCGCCtgcagacccagacccagacgcAGATGCAGCAGAGGCGGAGATCCTCGGCCTCATGGCCCTCGGCCGTGCCCCCCATGTGTCCTGCACCCCCTGCAAGTCAGGTGCCCGGGCCCAAGTACCGGGGGCCGCTGCACTGCCTGGCCACGGTGGCCCGTGAGGAGGGGCTGCGGGGCCTCTACAAGGGCAGCTCGGCCCTGCTCCTCCGGGAGGGCCACTCCTTCGCCACCTACTTCCTCTCCTACTCCGTCCTCAGCGAGTGGCTCACCCCTgctggccacagccagccag ATGTCCTGGGTGTGCTGCTGGCCGGTGGCTGTGCAGGGGTCCTGGCCTGGGCTGTGGCCACCCCCATGGACGTGATCAAGACTCGCCTGCAGGCGGACGGGCAGGGCCAGCAGCGCTACAGGGGCCTCCTGCATTGCGTGGTGACCAGCGTGCGGGAGGAAGGGCCGCGGGTCCTCTTCAAGGGGCTGACGCTCAACTGCTGCCGTGCCTTCCCCGTCAACATGGTGGTCTTCGTCGGCTACGAAGCCGCGCTGAGGCTCACCCGGGGCCTGCTCAAGTAG